The Salvelinus namaycush isolate Seneca chromosome 16, SaNama_1.0, whole genome shotgun sequence genome has a segment encoding these proteins:
- the LOC120061200 gene encoding beta-catenin-like protein 1 isoform X1, with amino-acid sequence MDVGELLNYQPDRGAKRLRDDDDDDPRSKKVGRELARRLERDDGEDPSGDRKKILEKLMDDDEDADDQEGEPVDESSVKKMILTFEKRSYKNQELRIKFPDTPGRFMETELDLNDIIQEMHVIATMPDLYHLLVELNAVHSLLGLLSHENTDIAIAVVDLLQELTDIDTLHESEEGAEVLIDSLLEGQVVALLVQNMERLDEQVKEEADGVYNTLAIIENMAEFRPGLCTEAAQQGLMQWLLKRIKAKIPFDANKLYCSEILAILLQNNDSTRELLGELDGIDVLLQQLSVFKRHNPATAEEQEMMENLFDALCSCLMLAANRDRFLRGEGLQLMNLMLREKKMSRTSALKVLDHGMIGPEGSDNCHKFVDILGLRTIFPLFMKTPKKMRKAGTVDKEHEEHVCSIIASCLRNLKAQQRTRLLSKFTENDCEKVDRLMELHFKYLEAVQLADKRIEGEKHDMVKRGEILDDVMEDEFYLRRLDAGLFVLQLLCYIMVEISNSGISQLQQRVHQILNLRGGSVKVVRHIMREYAENIGDGKSEEFKESEQKRIMDLLENF; translated from the exons ATGGACGTAGGCGAGCTACTGAATTATCAG CCTGACAGGGGGGCAAAGCGTCTgcgggatgatgatgatgatgaccccAGAAGCAAGAAGGTTGGCAGAGAACTGGCCAGACGCCTGGAGAGAGATGACGGTGAGGACCCGAGTGGTGACAGGAAGAAGATACTGGAGAAACTCatggatgatgatgaggatgcaGACGACCAAGAG GGTGAACCAGTGGATGAGAGTTCGGTGAAGAAAATGATCCTGACCTTTGAAAAAAGGTCCTACAAAAACCAGGAGCTGAGGATAAAGTTCCCAGACACCCCGGGGAG GTTCATGGAAACAGAGCTGGATCTGAATGACATCATCCAGGAGATGCATGTCATCGCCACCATGCCTGATCTCTACCACCTCTTGGTGGAGCTCAATGCTGTCCATTCCCTGCTGGGCTTACTCAGCCATGAGAACACAG ATATCGCCATTGCAGTGGTTGATTTGTTACAAGAGCTGACGGACATCGACACACTTCATGAAAGTGAGGAAGGCGCGGAAGTACTCATAGACTCTTTG TTGGAGGGACAGGTTGTGGCCCTTCTGGTGCAGAACATGGAGAGGCTGGATGAGCAGGTGAAGGAGGAGGCAGATGGAGTCTACAACACGTTAG CCATCATTGAGAACATGGCAGAGTTCAGGCCTGGCCTGTGCACAGAAGCAGCTCAGCAAGGACTCATGCAGTGGTTGCTAAAGAGAATAAAG GCAAAGATTCCATTCGATGCTAACAAGCTGTACTGCAGTGAAATCTTGGCTATCTTGCTTCAAAACAATGACA GCACCAGGGAGCTCTTGGGGGAGCTGGATGGGATTGACGTTTTACTGCAGCAGCTCTCT GTGTTCAAGCGCCACAACCCAGCCACGGCAGAGGAGCAGGAGATGATGGAGAACCTGTTTGATGCCCTGTGCTCCTGTCTGATGCTGGCTGCCAACCGGGACCGCTTCCTCAGGGGAGAGGGTCTGCAGCTTATGAACCTCATGCTTAG GGAAAAGAAAATGTCTCGGACCAGCGCTCTGAAGGTCTTAGACCACGGCATGATTGGCCCAGAGGGTTCTGATAACTGCCACAAGTTTGTGGACATCCTGGGCCTGAGGACCATCTTCCCCCTGTTCATGAAGACCCCTAAAAAGATGAGGAAAGCTGGGACAGTAGACAAAGAACATGAAG AACACGTGTGTTCCATCATAGCTTCCTGCCTGCGGAACCTGAAAGCCCAGCAGAGGACGAGGCTCCTCAGCAAGTTCACAGAGAACGACTGTGAGAAG GTTGATAGACTGATGGAGCTGCATTTTAAGTACCTGGAAGCTGTTCAGCTGGCTGACAAGAGGATTGAAGGAGAGAAACAC gacatGGTTAAACGTGGTGAGATTCTGGATGATGTGATGGAGGATGAGTTCTACCTACGGAGGCTGGATGCTGGGCTGTTTGTCCTCCAGTTGCTCTGTTATATCATGGTGGAGATCAGCAACTCAGGGATATCCCAG